One Eubalaena glacialis isolate mEubGla1 chromosome 11, mEubGla1.1.hap2.+ XY, whole genome shotgun sequence DNA segment encodes these proteins:
- the RERGL gene encoding ras-related and estrogen-regulated growth inhibitor-like protein, whose protein sequence is MNDVKLAVLGGEGTGKSALTVRFLTKRFIGEYASNFESIYKKHLYLEGKQLNLEIYDSCSQPQKAKFSLTSELHWADGFVIVYDISDRSSFAFAKALIYRIREPQTSHCKRAVESAVLLVGNKQDLCHVREVGWEEGQKLALDNRCQFCELSAAEQSLEVEVMFIRIIKGILTNFKLKEKRRPSGSKSMAKLINNVFGKRRKSV, encoded by the exons ATGAATGATGTGAAACTTGCTGTCTTGGGTGGTGAAGGAACGGGCAAATCTG cCCTTACAGTAAGGTTTCTTACCAAGCGATTTATTGGAGAATATGCTTCTAATTTTG AATCTATCTATAAAAAGCATTTGTATTTGGAAGGGAAGCAATTGAATCTAGAAATATACGACTCTTGTTCTCAg CCACAGAAAGCAAAATTTTCCCTCACAAGTGAGCTGCATTGGGCAGATGGGTTTGTTATTGTGTATGACATCAGTGACAGGTCTTCGTTTGCTTTTGCAAAAGCACTAATCTACAGAATTCGGGAGCCACAGACTAGTCATTGTAAAAG AGCTGTGGAATCAGCTGTGCTTTTGGTGGGTAACAAGCAAGATCTCTGTCATGTGCGAGAGGTTGGCTGGGAAGAAGGGCAAAAGCTGGCACTGGATAACCGGTGCCAATTCTGTGAACTGTCTGCAGCAGAGCAGTCTCTGGAGGTGGAAGTGATGTTTATCAGAATTATCAAGGGCATCCTGACAAACTTCAAactcaaagaaaagagaagacccAGTGGATCTAAATCCATGGCCAAACTGATCAATAATGTAtttggaaagagaaggaaatctgTTTAA